In Oryza brachyantha chromosome 1, ObraRS2, whole genome shotgun sequence, the following are encoded in one genomic region:
- the LOC102702715 gene encoding respiratory burst oxidase homolog protein A-like — translation MMGGASAGHQRWGSAGTTPRSLSTGSSPRGSDDGEELVEVTLDLQDDDTIVLRSVEPAAAAAAAASGSAAPRLASARGELAGGASSSSSRSRSPSIRRSSSHRLLQFSQELKAEAMARARQFSQDLTKRFGRSHSRSEAPPGQQHPSGLESALAARAARRQRAQLDRTRSGAHKALRGLRFISSNKANNAWMEVQANFDRLARDGYLSRSDFAECIGMTESKEFALELFDTLSRRRRMKVDTINKEELREIWQQITDNSFDSRLQIFFEMVDKNADGRITEAEVKEIIMLSASANKLSRLKEQAEEYAALIMEELDPEGLGYIELWQLETLLLQKDTYMNYSQALSYTSQALSQNLTGLRKKSPIWKISTTLSYYFEDNWKRLWVLALWIGIMAGLFTWKFMQYRNRYVFDVMGYCVTTAKGAAETLKLNMAIILLPVCRNTITWLRSTRAARVLPFDDNINFHKTIAAAIVVGIILHAGNHLVCDFPRLIRSSDEKYAPLGQYFGEIKPTYFTLVKGVEGITGVIMVVCMIIAFTLATRWFRRSLVKLPRPFDKLTGFNAFWYSHHLFIIVYIALIVHGECLYLIHVWYRRTTWMYLSVPVCLYVGERILRFFRSGSYSVRLLKVAIYPGNVLTLQMSKPPTFRYKSGQYMFVQCPAVSPFEWHPFSITSAPGDNYLSIHVRQLGDWTRELKRVFAAACEPPVGGKSGLLRADETTKKTLPKLLIDGPYGSPAQDYSKYDVLLLVGLGIGATPFISILKDLLNNIIKMEEEEDASTDLYPPIGRNKPHIDLGTLMTITSKPKILKTTNAYFYWVTREQGSFDWFKGVMNEIADLDQRNIIEMHNYLTSVYEEGDARSALITMLQALNHAKNGVDIVSGTRVRTHFARPNWKKVLSKIASKHPYAKIGVFYCGAPVLAQELSKLCHEFNGKCTTKFEFHKEHF, via the exons ATGATGGGCGGCGCCTCCGCGGGCCACCAGCGATGGGGCTCGGCGGGGACGACGCCGCGGTCGCTCAGCACGGGCTCCTCGCCGCGCGGGTCGGACGACGGGGAGGAGCTGGTCGAGGTCACGCTCGACCTGCAGGACGACGACACCATTGTGCTGCGGAGCGTcgagcccgcggcggcggcggcggcggcggcgtcggggtcCGCGGCGCCGAGGCTGGCATCGGCGCGCGGGGAGCTCGCGGgcggcgcgtcgtcgtcgtcgtcgcggtcgCGGTCGCCGTCGATCCGGAGGAGCTCGTCGCACCGGCTGCTGCAGTTCTCGCAGGAGCTCAAGGCGGAGGCCATGGCCCGCGCGCGGCAGTTCTCGCAGGACCTGACCAAGCGGTTCGGCCGCAGCCACAGCCGCAGCGAGGCGCCGCCCGGGCAGCAGCACCCGTCGGGCCTCGagtccgcgctcgccgcccgcgccgcgcgccggcaGCGCGCGCAGCTCGACCGCACCCGCTCCGGCGCGCACAAGGCGCTCCGCGGCCTCCGCTTCATCAGCAGCAACAAGGCCAACAACGCCTGGATGGAGGTGCAGGCCAACTTCGACCGCCTCGCCCGCGACGGCTACCTCTCCCGCTCCGACTTCGCCGAATGCATTG GGATGACGGAGTCGAAGGAGTTCGCGCTCGAGCTGTTCGACACGCTgagccggcgacgacggatgAAGGTGGACACGATTAACAAGGAGGAGCTCCGGGAGATCTGGCAGCAGATCACCGATAACAGCTTCGACTCCCGTCTCCAAATCTTCTTCGAAAT ggTGGATAAGAATGCGGACGGCCGGATtacggaggcggaggtgaaAGAG ATTATTATGTTGAGCGCGTCTGCCAATAAGCTGTCGAGGCTTAAGGAGCAAGCAGAAGAGTACGCCGCTTTGATCATGGAGGAGCTTGATCCTGAAGGACTCGGCTACATCGAG CTATGGCAATTGGAGACACTTCTGTTACAGAAAGATACCTACATGAACTATAGTCAGGCCCTTAGTTACACAAGCCAAGCACTGAGCCAGAACCTGACAGGGCTAAGGAAGAAGAGTCCAATCTGGAAAATAAGCACCACTTTAAGCTACTATTTCGAGGACAACTGGAAACGTTTGTGGGTGCTTGCCTTGTGGATTGGGATAATGGCTGGACTGTTCACCTGGAAATTCATGCAGTATCGTAACCGATATGTCTTTGATGTGATGGGATACTGTGTCACAACTGCAAAAGGAGCTGCTGAAACCCTGAAGCTAAATATGGCAATTATCCTCCTGCCAGTGTGCCGTAACACCATTACTTGGTTGCGAAGTACAAGGGCTGCACGGGTATTACCTTTTGATGACAACATTAACTTCCACAAG ACTATTGCAGCAGCAATTGTGGTTGGTATAATACTCCATGCAGGGAACCACCTTGTATGTGATTTTCCACGACTAATAAGGTCATCAGATGAGAAGTATGCTCCTTTGGGCCAGTATTTTGGGGAAATAAAACCAACATATTTTACATTGGTCAAAGGAGTGGAGGGCATCACTGGGGTAATCATGGTTGTATGCATGATAATTGCTTTTACTTTAGCAACCAGGTGGTTTCGCCGTAGTTTGGTGAAGCTTCCAAGGCCATTTGACAAACTGACTGGCTTCAATGCTTTTTGGTACTCTCATCATCTGTTCATCATCGTTTATATTGCTCTCATTGTTCATGGGGAGTGTCTATACCTTATTCATGTTTGGTACAGAAGAACG ACATGGATGTATCTTTCAGTGCCAGTGTGCTTGTATGTAGGGGAGAGGATTCTAAGGTTCTTCAGGTCTGGCAGCTATTCTGTCCGGCTACTGAAG GTGGCTATATATCCAGGTAATGTTTTGACGCTGCAAATGTCCAAGCCTCCCACGTTCCGTTACAAGAGTGGACAATATATGTTTGTTCAATGTCCAGCAGTGTCGCCCTTTGAATG GCATCCCTTCTCAATTACCTCAGCACCTGGGGACAACTACCTCAGCATTCATGTTCGACAACTTGGTGACTGGACACGAGAACTCAAGAGAGTATTTGCCGCAGCTTGTGAGCCTCCAGTGGGTGGTAAAAGCGGCCTTCTTAGAGCTGATGAGACAACTAAGAAAAC CTTACCCAAGCTTCTGATTGATGGACCGTATGGTTCTCCTGCTCAGGATTACAGCAAGTATGATGTTTTATTACTTGTTGGATTAGGAATTGGTGCAACACCGTTTATTAGCATATTAAAAGATCTACTGAACAACATCATCAaaatggaggaagaagag GATGCGTCTACTGATCTTTATCCACCAATCGGTCGGAATAAGCCACACATTGATCTGGGCACACTTATGACAATTACCTCAAAACCAAAGATCTTAAAGACCACAAATGCTTACTTTTACTGGGTGACGCGGGAGCAAGGCTCTTTTGATTGGTTCAAAGGGGTCATGAATGAGATTGCTGACTTGGATCAAAGG AATATTATTGAGATGCACAACTACCTAACAAGCGTCTATGAAGAGGGGGATGCTAGGTCAGCACTCATCACCATGCTCCAAGCCCTGAACCATGCCAAGAATGGAGTTGATATTGTCTCTGGGACAAGA GTCCGAACACATTTTGCAAGACCAAATTGGAAAAAGGTCCTTTCTAAAATTGCCTCCAAGCATCCATATGCTAAGATAG GTGTATTCTACTGTGGAGCTCCAGTCCTGGCACAAGAACTGAGCAAACTTTGCCACGAATTCAACGGGAAATGCACAACAAAATTCGAATTCCATAAGGAGCACTTCTGA
- the LOC102703732 gene encoding anthocyanidin 5,3-O-glucosyltransferase-like: MERRTTVVLYPGLGVGHLVPMVELAKVFLQHGLAVTVALVKPPLESLEFSATVARFAAANPSINFHVLPPPPPAAPVDSGSDGTSAPPIVRMLRFLKAMNTPLRNFLRSIPSVQALIVDMFCTDGLDVASELRLPVYVFYASGASALAVFLYVPSMGDSIVTSFGQLGDSIIHFPGVPPFKASALPSNILDDGEACRLIIQTYYRLQESGGILVNTFESLEARALHALKDGLCVPGRVTPPVYCVGPLVSGGSTGAKDHDCLRWLDVQPDNSVVLLSFGSLGTFRKTQLEEIVIGLQKSGQRFLWVVRSPRIDGTNLIEPLAEPDLDVLLPAGFMEATKGRGLVAKSWAPQVEVLRHRATGAFVTHCGWNSILEGITAGVPLLCWPLYAEQRVNKVFVTEEMKLGEEVAGYDGEVVDAKEVEAKVRWLMESEGGQALRRRVAVAKGEASEALEEGGSSHAAFVKFVDDLIGMQASSVMVKP, translated from the exons ATGGAGAGAAGAACGACCGTGGTGCTGTACCCGGGCCTCGGCGTGGGTCACCTTGTGCCGATGGTTGAGCTGGCCAAGGTGTTCCTCCAGCACGGCCTCGCGGTCACCGTCGCgctcgtcaagccgccgctcgAGTCACTCGAGTtctccgccaccgtcgcccgctTCGCGGCGGCCAACCCCTCCATCAACTTCCacgtgctgccgccgccgccgccagcggcaCCCGTGGACTCTGGATCCGATGGAACGTCCGCTCCCCCGATCGTCCGTATGCTCAGGTTCCTCAAAGCGATGAACACGCCGCTCCGTAACTTCCTCCGCTCTATTCCCTCCGTCCAAGCGCTCATCGTCGACATGTTCTGCACGGATGGTCTCGACGTCGCCTCTGAGCTCAG GTTACCCGTCTACGTTTTCTACGCCTCGGGCGCTAGCGCACTTGCTGTTTTCCTCTACGTACCCAGCATGGGAGATAGCATCGTCACAAGCTTTGGGCAGCTCGGCGACTCCATCATCCATTTCCCCGGAGTTCCTCCCTTCAAAGCTTCAGCATTACCCTCAAATATTCTCGATGACGGTGAAGCATGCAGGCTTATCATACAGACGTACTACCGGCTTCAAGAATCAGGAGGAATTCTTGTCAATACATTCGAGTCTCTGGAGGCGCGCGCTTTGCACGCACTGAAGGACGGGCTCTGCGTCCCAGGTCGTGTCACACCGCCGGTGTACTGCGTCGGGCCCTTGGTCTCGGGAGGCAGCACTGGCGCCAAGGATCACGACTGCCTTCGGTGGCTGGATGTGCAGCCAGACAACAGCGTCGTGCTCCTCTCGTTTGGGAGCTTGGGAACATTCCGCAAGACGCAGCTCGAGGAGATCGTCATCGGCCTGCAGAAGTCGGGGCAGCGGTTCCTGTGGGTCGTGCGGAGCCCCCGCATCGATGGAACAAATTTGATCGAGCCACTGGCGGAGCCAGACCTCGACGTGCTCCTACCGGCCGGGTTCATGGAGGCGACCAAAGGGAGAGGCCTTGTGGCGAAGTCATGGGCGCCGCAGGTGGAGGTGCTCCGCCACAGGGCGACCGGCGCGTTCGTGACGCACTGCGGGTGGAACTCGATTCTCGAGGGCATCACGGCAGGGGTACCGCTGCTGTGCTGGCCGCTGTACGCGGAGCAGAGGGTGAACAAGGTTTTCGTCACGGAGGAGATGAAGCTtggcgaggaggtggcgggCTACGACGGGGAGGTGGTGGATGCgaaggaggtggaggcgaAGGTCAGGTGGCTGATGGAGTCCGAAGGCGGCCAAGCTCTTCGGCGTCGTGTGGCCGTGGCGAAGGGCGAAGCATCCGAGGCGCTTGAGGAAGGGGGCTCTTCTCATGCCGCGTTTGTCAAGTTCGTTGATGATCTGATCGGAATGCAGGCCTCCAGTGTCATGGTTAAGCCGTGA
- the LOC102704012 gene encoding UDP-glycosyltransferase 88A1-like — MKQTVVLYPGGGIGHVLPMLEVAKVFLRHGYDVTMVLLEPPFKSSGSDALAVERLVASNPSVSFHVLPPLPAPDFASFGKHPFLLVLQLLKQYNERLEGFLRSIPRQRLHSLVVDMFCVDAIDVCAKLGVPVYTFFASGVSVLSVLTQLPTVLAGRETGLKELGDTPLDFLGVPPMPASHLIKELTEHPEDEICKAMMNRWKRNTETMGVLVNSFESLESRAAQALRDPLCVPGKVLPPIYCVGPLVGEGAKEGAERHECLAWLDAQPEQSVVFLCFGSKGTFSAEQLKEIAVGLENSGQRFMWVVRAPPSTTEGLKKYFEQRPEPDLNALFPEGFMERTKDSGFIVTSWAPQVDVLHHPATGAFVTHCGWNSALEGITAGVPMLCWPQYAEQKMNKVFMTAEMGVAVELEGYNSDFVKAEELEAKVRLVMESEEGRQLRARSAARKKEAEAALAEGGSSHEAFVQFLSDAENLGQN; from the coding sequence ATGAAGCAAACCGTCGTCCTCtaccccggcggcggcatcggccaCGTCCTCCCCATGCTGGAGGTCGCCAAGGTGTTCCTCAGGCACGGGTACGACGTCACCATGGTGCTGCTGGAGCCGCCCTTCAAGTCGTCCGGCTCcgacgccctcgccgtcgagcgcctcgtcgcctccaaCCCGTCCGTCTCCTTCCACGTCCTCCCGCCGCTCCCTGCCCCCGACTTCGCCAGCTTTGGCAAGCACCCgttcctcctcgtcctccagCTCCTGAAGCAGTACAACGAGCGGCTCGAGGGCTTCCTCCGCTCCATCCCTCGCCAACGCCTGCACTCTCTCGTCGTCGACATGTTCTGCGTCGACGCCATCGACGTCTGCGCGAAGCTCGGCGTGCCGGTCTACACGTTCTTCGCGTCGGGCGTCTCGGTGCTGTCCGTACTAACCCAGCTCCCGACGGTGCTGGCCGGCAGGGAGACTGGCCTCAAGGAGCTAGGGGACACGCCACTCGATTTCCTCGGCGTTCCGCCGATGCCGGCGTCTCATCTCATCAAGGAATTGACCGAGCACCCGGAGGACGAGATTTGCAAGGCCATGATGAACCGCTGGAAGCGCAACACGGAAACCATGGGCGTCCTGGTGAACTCGTTCGAATCGTTAGAGAGCCGGGCGGCGCAGGCGCTCAGGGACCCGCTCTGCGTCCCAGGCAAGGTGCTGCCTCCGATCTACTGCGTCGGACCcctcgtcggcgagggcgcgaAGGAGGGGGCCGAGAGGCACGAGTGCCTCGCCTGGCTCGACGCTCAGCCGGAGCAAAGCGTCGTGTTCCTCTGCTTTGGGAGCAAAGGCACGTTCTCGGCGGAGCAGCTGAAGGAGATCGCCGTCGGCTTGGAGAACTCCGGGCAGCGGTTCATGTGGGTCGTGCGCGCGCCTCCGTCAACCACCGAAGGCCTCAAGAAGTACTTCGAGCAACGCCCAGAGCCAgacctcaacgcgctcttccCGGAGGGGTTCATGGAGCGGACCAAGGACAGTGGCTTCATCGTCACGTCGTGGGCGCCGCAGGTGGACGTGCTCCACCACCCCGCGACCGGCGCGTTCGTGACGCACTGCGGGTGGAACTCGGCGCTGGAGGGCATCACGGCGGGGGTGCCGATGCTGTGCTGGCCGCAGTACGCGGAGCAGAAGATGAACAAGGTGTTCATGACGGCGGAGATGGGCGTCGCGGTGGAGCTGGAGGGGTACAACTCGGACTTTGTCAAGGCGGAGGAGTTGGAGGCCAAGGTGAGGCTGGTGATGGAGTCGGAGGAAGGGAGGCAGCTCAGGGCTCgttcggcggcgaggaagaaggaggcggaggcggcgctggcggaAGGTGGCTCGTCCCACGAAGCGTTCGTCCAGTTCTTGTCCGATGCGGAGAATCTTGGCCAGAACTGA
- the LOC102704290 gene encoding UDP-glycosyltransferase 88F4-like, with amino-acid sequence MRSSVVLYTWMVRGHIHPMTQLADHIANHGVPVTVAVADVPSSGESRKTVARLSAYYPSVSFQLLPSAPARPGDTVDPDADPFITLLTDIRAANAALIAFVRSLPSVVALVIDFFCADGLDVAAELGVPAYLFFVSCASALASYLHIPVMRSAVSFREMGRSMLRFPGVHPIPASDLPEVLLDRDKEQYKATISFFEQLAKAKHILVNTFEWLEPRAVKAIQDGIPRPGEPAPRLFCVGPLVGEERGGEEKKHECLRWLDVQPARSVVFLCFGSASSLPAEQLKEIAVGLERSNHSFLWAVRAPVTPDADSTKRLEGRGEAALESLLPEGFLDRTRGRGLVLSSWAPQVQVLRHPATGAFVTHCGWNSTLEAVTAGVPMVCWPMYAEQRMNKVFIVEDMKLGVVIDGYDDGMVKAEEVQAKVRLVMESEQGKQMRERMALAKEMATRATQTGGSSMASFADFLGSRKIDLVNTKTQSLS; translated from the coding sequence ATGCGGAGCAGCGTCGTGCTGTACACATGGATGGTCCGGGGGCACATCCACCCCATGACGCAGCTCGCCGATCACATCGCCAACCATGGCGTCCCCGTCAcagtcgccgtcgctgacGTTCCGTCGTCAGGTGAGTCCCGTAAGACCGTTGCCCGCCTCTCCGCGTACTACCCTTCCGTCTCCTTCCAGCTGctgccgtcggcgccggcccGTCCCGGCGACACGGTCGACCCCGACGCCGACCCCTTCATCACCCTCCTCACTGACATCCGCGCCGCCAATGCCGCACTCATCGCCTTCGTGCGCTCCCTCCCGTCCGTGGTGGCCCTTGTCATCGACTTCTTCTGTGCGGACGGGCTCGACGTCGCCGCGGAGCTCGGCGTCCCGGCCTACCTGTTCTTCGTCTCCTGCGCGTCCGCCCTTGCTTCCTATCTGCACATCCCCGTCATGCGATCCGCCGTGTCTTTCCGGGAGATGGGGCGCTCCATGTTGCGCTTCCCGGGAGTCCATCCAATTCCGGCGTCCGACCTGCCCGAAGTCCTGCTCGACCGCGACAAAGAACAGTACAAGGCAACCATTTCTTTCTTCGAGCAGCTGGCCAAAGCGAAGCACATACTGGTGAACACGTTCGAGTGGCTGGAGCCCCGCGCGGTGAAGGCAATACAAGACGGGATCCCACGCCCCGGCGAGCCCGCACCGAGATTATTCTGCGTCGGCCCACTGGTCGGCGAAGAGAGGGGAGGCGAGGAGAAGAAGCACGAATGCTTAAGGTGGCTCGACGTGCAACCGGCGCGGAGTGTGGTCTTCCTGTGCTTCGGGAGCGCGAGCTCGTTGCCGGCGGAGCAGCTAAAGGAGATCGCCGTGGGGCTGGAGAGGAGCAACCACTCTTTCCTCTGGGCCGTGCGCGCGCCGGTCACGCCGGATGCGGACTCGACGAAACGGCTCGaggggcgcggcgaggcggcgctggaGTCGCTGCTCCCGGAGGGGTTCTTGGACAGGACCCGGGGGCGGGGGCTGGTGTTGTCGTCGTGGGCGCCTCAGGTGCAGGTGCTGCGACACCCGGCGACCGGCGCGTTCGTGACGCACTGCGGGTGGAACTCGACGCTGGAGGCCGTCACGGCAGGAGTGCCGATGGTTTGCTGGCCGATGTACGCAGAGCAGAGGATGAACAAGGTGTTCATCGTGGAGGACATGAAGCTTGGGGTGGTGATCGATGGCTATGACGATGGGATGGTGAAGGCAGAGGAGGTGCAGGCGAAGGTAAGGCTGGTGATGGAGTCTGAGCAAGGGAAGCAGATGAGGGAGAGGATGGCGTTGGCGAAAGAGATGGCCACTCGGGCGACGCAGACTGGGGGATCGTCGATGGCATCATTCGCTGACTTCCTTGGCAGCCGGAAAATTGATTTGGTCAACACAAAAACGCAAAGCCTTTCTTAA